Within the Methanomassiliicoccales archaeon genome, the region GATGTCGATGCCCACATCCTTCATGACCGCGATGGCCTTGCGGCTGACCCGTTCCGGATACAGACCGGCGCTGCTGGCCTGGTACATGTCGCCCATGCGCGCGTTGACGTACCCCTCGGCCATCTGCGAGCGCGAGGCGTTCCCGATGCAGATGAACAATATGGTGCGCTTGACCGCCGCGTCCCTAAACCTTCTCCTGCCCATGTGATCGTGACTCCTTGGCCTTGGTAATGGCCCCGCAGTGGGGGCAGCGGGAGATGGCCCAGCTCCCGGTGTGGTCCCACCCGTGCTTGGACGCCAGGACGCCGGCTACGCCCATCTTGTAAACGCCGTGGCATTTCTGGCACTGATATTCGTATCCGCTCATCATCGACGATGTCAGCAATATCATGCCCACGGCCAACAGCAGCAGCCAGAGCGGCCACAGGTCGTTGACGAAGAGACCGATTATCGCTACCACTGCCAACAGCCCTCCGGCAATCGCACGGGGATCGACCTTCTTCAGCATGAGGTGACACCTGGTATCGGTGTCGGTGATGGCCCGTTTCCGGGCTTTGACGGGACACCTGTTAACTCTCTCTGCCCCGGATATCTCCTTCCGTAATATAAGACAGGGCGCAAGTTCTTTGCACCGTTGATAACGGCATAGTTTTATGTCCGGGAGGCGTGATGCGTTCTCGCCACGATGATGATAAACCCAGCTCTGACCAGTGATGAGAGACGGGCGAGCTGAGTGGCTAAATTATATTTTTCGGCGCAAGAATAAAATATCCAGTTCCGAATGTTGATTACGGGATGGGAGATGCCGACCGGATACGACCTGATAGAGCACAATCATGATTTCCGGATACACCTGCTGAAGAGGCTGGCCGCTGCGCTCATCGATGCGGCGGTGGTGTTCCTTCCGGTCACCTTGATCATATATGTGGCCGGGCTGGAACCGAAGGAGCTTTTGGCCGGGGTGTTCTCGGGGTTCGGCTGGTTCATCTACGCGGCGATATCGGAGTCCCTGACCGGGACCTCCCTGGGGAAGAAGGTGCTTGGTTTCGTCGTGGTCTCCAAGGACGGGCCGATGACCTTCTCCAAGGGGATAGTCCGGAGCGTCCCGAAGATGTTCTGGTTCATCTTTCTGCCCGTGGACGTCCTGGTCGGCCTGAGTCGGGATGACGACCCTAGGCAGAGATGGGTGGACGGCGTTTCCGCCACGGCCGTGATAAAAATAGAAGGGAAGTAAGTTTCAGAGGACGCGAATTGTTCAGATCTCACCCTCGGCTATAACCTGGCTGGTGTCGCCGGAGGTCCATATTATCTTGATTGTCGAGGTGGTTAAGGCGCTGTTCTCGAAGTAGTCCCCAGGCCCGATCTTGCCGTCTCCACCGTTATCGACAAATGTGATCGTGCCTGCGATGGTGCCGTTAACGAGATCCATCTTAGTGCCATCGTCAATCGTGACCTGCAGGATGCCGTCATCAATGTCATAAGATTTACTTATGCTAAGAATCAGTCTGTTTTCGTCGGCATTAAGACTAGCCTGAGGCGGATTTTGGTCTTGGTCCGGTCCTATTATTCCCATGACCAATACGTACAACACAGCGGCCAGGACCACGGTGATAGCGACCATCAGGATGGTGGCGATGACCGGGGAAACTGCGTTGTTGTTCTTTCTCCAAACTGCTTTCATGGTTAAGTCACCTAGTAGGTTGCCCCACCAGACTATAATTATGCTCTATAAAATAAATATTTACGCTTTCAATAATCAAGAAAACACTGTTAAGATTTATTGATTAATAGCCAATCATTCGCCATTACAAACTGAGTACAATGTGGTGTAATCATGAAATGCAGGACGATGCTATCGTAATATTAAATAAAAAAAATGGAAAGAGGTTTGCTGGAATAATTGTTTAGATTGATCCAGTGGCAATTACCTGGCTAGTGTCACCGGAGGTCCAGACCAGCTGTATTTGCATGGCTGTCGAGGCGGTGTTTGTGAAATAATCACCGGTGTCAATCTTTTCGTCAAGGCCTGCATCAACTAAAGATACCAAACTACCTGCTGGGGTGAAGCTTCCGGACGCGAGAGAGCCTATTGTAACTTTAGTCGTGTTGGTGCCCAATATTACGGCCAATACACCCTCAGACGGAGCATAAGCCTTGCTTAAGCTAATCACCAGTTTGTCTCCGCTGACGGTTAGGCTAGCAGAGGGAGCGCTAGAAGATCCACTGCCTCCAAAGCCCATGACCATTACATATAGCACAGCAGCCAGAACCACGGTAATAGCGACCATCAGGATGGTGGCGATGACCGGGGAAACGGCCTTGTTGTTCTTTTTCCACATTTTCTTCATTTGTTCTGTCTCCTGGTAGGTCGCCCTACCAGAACTATATCTGTATTAATGAAAATAAATAACTATCTATTCGAAATCAGAAAAAAACTGAAAATAACCGCCTTTTTTCATAATATATCCTATAATAAAGACGATGCTTCGTTTTCTTGAACTGTACCTTGCTTTTTAGCTTCGGCTCACTTCAAGGTCACGATCTGATCGCACACTAACTGCAGCATCTCGAGCACCTCCGGCTTCATCTGCTCCTCCATGCTGAGCAGCACCGGATACGCTCCCCGCGACTTGATGCTGGCCGTCAGCACTTGCATGAACTCATAGAGCATGCGCACGTCGTTGTGCGCCGCCAACGAGCTGATGGAGTCTAGTATCACCACGAACTCCTTTCCCTTCCCCTTGCGGAACAGGTACTCCATCTTGAGCACGATGTATTCCAGCATGGTCGGGCTCTCCACGAAGACGGTGTTGGCAGACTCTCCGCTGCCGCATTCCATGGTGGCAAAGGAGATGCAGTCCACGAACCGCAGCTTGGAGGTGTCTATCTCCAACGATTCGAGCGCGGAACGTATCGTTGACGAGGGGACGGTCACGGAGATGAAGATCACCGACAGTCCTTTCTTATTACTGAAGCGGTCGATCAGGGCGGTCAGCGCGTCGAAGTACGCCTCCACGCTGATGTTGAAGTCGATGGACAAGGCCGGGCCGAGCTCCTCCAACCGGCTCAATATCTGCGGCGAGACCTCCTCCATCTCAAACCCCCCTGAGCATGGGCGTGACGAACAAGCCCTCGGACGTCATATCCATTACGTACTTGGCCCGAGAGTGCGCCACCCCGGCCATCTTGACCACTTCGATAATTCGGTAGTTGTCGCCGCGGCGCACCGCGGTGCCCAGTTTGATGATCCCGTCGCACATCATCTGCTCCGCGCGGTTGGTCTCATCACCCTCCGTGACCAGCAGGGCGGTGCACTTGGCCTCGAAGAGCGCTTTGGAAAGGGACAGCAGGAAGGCGCGCCCCACCCACTCCTCCATCTCCATCATCAGCGGGTTCGTGGCGTCCAGCACCAGTCGGGTGGCGCCCACGCTCTTGATGGCGTTGACTATGTCGGCGACGATGGCTCCAGCCTCCGTCTTGGTGATCCGTCCGTCGTCCCTCTCCCCGGAGCCCATCTCGTTGATGTGCTTCAGGACCACCTGCCCCTTGTCGAATATCTTGGGATCGGCGTAGTCCAGGTCGGGAACGTAGGTCAGTAGCTTGCTGGGGGCGTGGACCGTAGAAACGTAAAGGCCTTTCTGACCGGCCATGGCTCCCCGGATAAGGAACTCAATGGCGAAGAGCGTCTTGCCGGCCCCGCAGGGACCGGACACCGATACCATCCCCCCGGTGGGGAAGCCTCCGCCGACGATGCGGTCGATGCATTCCATTCCGGTGTTGCACTTCGGTCCAGGGGAGACGGCCATGCCTTGATGATGATTATCTGGGGATATATTATTTTTTGAACGAAAAGATTAGTATCCTGGGGGAGATAGCAGGGGCATGCAGCCGGTTTTACAGGTCGCTCTGGACCTCATGCACCTTAAGCGCGCCTTGGAGATCGCCCACGAGGCGGTGGACGGCGGGGCGGACTGGATAGAGGCGGGGACGCCGCTCATCAAGAGCGAGGGGGCGGAGTGCCTGCGTGCGCTGAAGAGAGAGTTCCCGGACCGGATTCTGGTGGCCGACATGAAGACCATGGACGTCGGCGCTTTTGAAGTGGAAATAGCGGTCAAGGCCGGGGCCAATGTGGTGACCGTGCTGGGCCTTTCGGACGATGGCACCATCTCCGAGTCGGTGCTCGCGGCGCGCAAGTACGGCGCCGCCATCATGCTGGACCTCATCAACGTGCCGGACAAGGTCTCCCGGGCGAAGAAGGCCGAGGAGCTGGGCGTTTCCTACGTCTGCCTGCACGTGGGCATAGACGAGCAGATGAAGGGCGAGGGCTCGCCTCTGGACATCGTGTCCCAGGTGTCCTCGGCCGTCAGCATCCCGGTGGCCGTGGCCGGAGGAATCACCTCTGAGACCGCGCCGAAGATGATCGAGCACGGCGCGTCCATAATCATCGTCGGCGGCGGTATAATCAAGACCGGGAACGTAGGCAGCGCGGCCAAGGCCGTCAAGTATTCCATGAACAACGGCAAGGGATTGCCTGGCGCCCTGGTGCGCAAGTACGGCCAGGACGAGCTGTTCCAGGCCTTCGGCCGGGTCTCGACGTGCAACATCGCCGACGCGGCGCACAAGCGCGGGGTGATGGACAATGGCATCGTGCTGCGCAACGGGCATGGCGTGAAGGTCGTCGGCCGTGCGCTGACTGTACAGACGGCCAAGGGCGACTGGGCCAAGCCGGTGGAGGCCATCGACCGGGCCAAGAAGGGCGACGTCATCGTGATAGACGCCGGAGGCAGCGAGATCGCCGTGTGGGGCGAGCTGGCCGCCAACAGCGCCTTGATCAAGGGCGTGGCCGGCGTTATCATTGACGGGGCTGCGCGCGACATCGACGGGATATTAGATCTCAAATTCCCGTGCTTTAGCCGGCACGTATCGCCTCACGCCGGGGAGCCGAAAGGCTTCGGCGGTATCGGGCTGGAGATCGTGTGCGGCGGGCAGATGGTGCGCACCGGCGACTGGATCGTGGGGGACGAGAGCGGCGTTGTCGTCATCTCGCAGGAGCATGCCGTGGAGCTGGCCAACCGTTCCGTGGACGTTTTTGAGAGGGAGGAGCGCGTCAGGGAAGAGATCAAGCGCGGAGGCACCCTGTCCAGCGTCCAGGAGCTGGAGAAGTGGGAACAGGTCAAGTGACCTTTTCTTTATTCTTAATTTCGTGACCGCTCGATCGTCAAATGGCCATGCTTTAGCTTGTTCCATTCAGTTGTAATTCTACTTTTTTATTAATTATATCAATTGTATTGTTGTTTTTGTTTGCTTCATAAACTATTTATTATACAATTATCTATACGAATACAATTATGCTCGATATACATCTAATAAAATACTCATTAAGTATCAAAATTTAAAGCTAAATCCGTAGCGGCAACGAACCGAGAAGATACCGATGAATGGTGATCTCACATCCGGAGGGAGGGGAGTGCCCTTCCTCCCAAACCCCTTCGGCCTTTCGCGCAAGCGTTTATATCTTAGTGGATAGGAATAGGACGACCGATGCCCATCCCTCGCATCAACCTGCACACCCACACCCTCTATTCGGACGGCGACTTCACCGTGGAAGAGGTCGTGCGATCCGCGGTCCAGCAGGGCCTTACGCACGTGGCCATCACCGATCATTTCGAGACCTGCAAGGTCATCAACCCGCTGCGGCGCATGGATTTCGAGAAGTACCTACGCAACATCGAGCAGGTCAGGGAGGCGTTCAAAGGTCGGATCGAGGTCCTGATCGGAGTGGAGATAGATACCAACCCCGAACGTTGCCATCTTTACGAGCTGCCGTTCGACATGCTGAACCGTCTGGACCTGGTGCTTTTCGAGTTCGTCGAGGACCCCGCCCAGGGCGGCATCCCCCTCACCGAGCTGCGCTCGCTGGTGCGTGAGCTGCGCATCCCCTTCGGCTTCTGCCATTGGGACATGGACCGCATATATCCGAAGAGGGAGCCGGAGTGGCTCGCTGGCAAGCTCCAGGAGATGGACGCCTTCGTGGAGGTGCCCACGTCCCATCACTACGTCCGCGACGGCCGCTTCCTGTACGAGCACGGCGAACGGTTCTACCGGGCGTTCGACGGCAAGGTCAATGTCTCCATCGGCACCGACATGCACCACTCGCTCAGCGAGGTCGGCAACATCGGGCGGGGCATGAGCTTCCTGAAGAGCATCGGCCTATGCCGCCAGCTGCTTTTCAACGGAAGCGAGGGATAAAAAATTGGGATGGGTTAAGGGGTTTTCAGTACTGGCCCATCTTGTTGGCCATCTGGCGCAGCCGCTTTATCCTCTCGGCCATGGGCGGGTGGGTCTGAAATATGGTCACCAGACTGCCTCCGCTGAAGGGGTTGACGATAAACATGTTGGAGGAGGCGGGGCTGCCGAAGCGGATAGGGTCGCGCTTGTTGGCCGATTCCAGCTTTTCCAGCGCCCGGGCCAGGTACAAAGGACGACCGATGAGCTTCGCCCCCTCGTAATCGGCCTTGTACTCGCGGTTGCGGGATATGGCCAGCTGGACGATCATGGCGGCGATGGGGGCGGTGATCGCTACCACAATGGCGATTATCATGCCCCCCTCGTTGCGACGGTTGTTGAACAGCGCCCCGTAGAAGGCGAAGCGCGCGGCGAAAGATATGGCTCCAGCGATGGTGCTGGCCACGCTCATGATCAGGATGTCCCTGTTCCGTACGTGGGCCATCTCGTGGGCCATGACGCCGGACAGCTCTTCGTCGTCCAGCATGCGCATCAGGCCCTCGGTGGCGCACACCACGGCGTTCTTGGGGTTGCGTCCGGTGGCAAAGGCGTTGGGCGTGTTGGTGGGTATGATCCCCACTTTGGGCATGGGCAGACCGTTCATGGCCGAAATGTTGCGGACCACCCGGAACAGCCTGGGCGCTTCCGCTTCGCTGACGATCTTCACCCGGTAGGACCACAGCACGATCTTGCTGGAGAAGAAGTACGAGACCAGGTTGATCAGCCCGGCGAGCACCAGGAACATCATGGCGCCTAGCACCCAGTTGCCGAGGAAAAAGGAACCGACTAACCAGCCGATGGCCACGAACAGGCCGAACATGAAGACGAAGAGCCCCAACGTTCTGATGGTAGCGCCCATGTCACTTTTCACCTGGCAACGTTGATGATGGCCGCCGTATTTAAGATTTGTTAAAGCTTCTATAAAAACGTATCTTAATTAAACTGACGCCAGCGTTGTTTCACCGCCCTCGCAACCCTTATTATCGCACAGGCTTTCGGAGGACCGATAGCAATGAGAGCTGTTGTAACAGGTGCGGCGGGGTTCATCGGCAGCACCCTCACCGACCGCCTGCTGGCGGAAGGGCATGAGGTAGTGGCGGTCGACAATTTTGACGATTATTATTCGGGCAAGATGCGCTTCCTGAGCAAGCATCTGGAGGACCCCAAGTTCCGCCTAGAGGAGATCGACATCCTGGACCTGGGCGCCCTGCGCCAGAGCTTCGAGGACGCCGACGTAGTGTTCCATCTGGCGGCCCAGGCCGGGGTACGCATTTCCGTGAAAGACCCCATGAAATCGCACCATGCCAACACCACCGGCACGCTGAACGTGCTACTGGCCGCCCGCGACGAGGGTGTTAAGCGCGTCGTCAGCTCATCGTCCTCTTCGGTCTACGGCAACGCCGTGCGCCTCCCGGCCCGGGAGGAGGATCCCACCGTGCCCATATCCCCCTACGCGGCCAGCAAGCTCGCCGCGGAATATTACTGCTCGCTGTTCTACAAGCTGTACGGGCTAGAGAGCATCTCCCTGCGCTACTTCACCGTATACGGACCAAGGCAGCGTCCGGACATGGCCATACGCATCTTCACCGACAGGGCGTTGGACGGCAAGCGCCCCAAGATCTTCGGCGACGGGGAACAGACCCGAGACTTCACTTTCGTAACCGACGTGGTCGATGCCATCCGCCGCTGCGCCGACTGCCCTGACCCCAAGGGCGAGCCGCTCAACGTCTGCAGCGGCTCCACCGTCACCGTCAATCATGTGGTGAAATTCATTCTGAAGGCTACAGGGCGCGAGGACCTGAAGCCGGAGTATCTGTCCCCGCAGCCGGGGGACGTGGACGCTACTTGGGGCGACAACACCAAGGCAAGAAATCTACTGAGCTGGGAACCGCAGGTGAAGATAGACGAAGGGTTGCGCCTCTTCGTCGACTGGTATAAAAAGGAAGGAAGGGTTTAGAGCGCGACGTACACCACGTTGCGGCCCTTCTGTACGGCGCGGATGACGCCCTTCTCCACTAGTTCCAACAACCTCTGGGAGAGCTCTTCCTCCTCCATGGGCACGGCCTTGGAGAGCTCGTGGAAGGTGCGCCCTTCCCTTAGCTGGTCCATCAGCTGCTGGCGGGCGCGCTCGGCCATGATCTTGGCCTCGGCCACGGCGATCTCTTCCTTCCGTTCGGCTATGATGGAATCGGCGTAGGCGCCGACCTTCTCCTGGACCGCGGCCTTGAACTTGGCGGGGTCCTCGTCCAGCAGGCCCTTCATCTCCATGGGCTCCAGGTCGAACTCGCGCAGGCGGAGCAGGTGCTCCCGGTAACCGACGTTGGGCTGCCCATCCATCGCGCCCAAGGTGGGTATGTACCGCACCTCTTGCCCTTTGAGGGCGGAGTGCAGCTCTTCCACCAGGGCGTCCAATTCGCCCTCGTTCAGCACGTCGATCTCGTAACCGGGGGTGCCGGGGACCTTCTTGAAGCCCTTGTTGACGAAGACCTTGTCCACCAGACCGGGGGAGCTGCCGTCGCTGGAGTAGATGACCCTGATGTACGCCTTCATTCGAATCGGGGCAAAATATCCGCGGCCTGTAATATAGTTTGGTATGCTAGATCCGTCGTATCACACCATTACAACCTTTTTATTCGGCCTAGGTCATGGGGAAGGTCGTGAACAGGGAGGTCGAGTTCGCCATGAACCTCTTCCGGGAATACTACCAGAGGTCCCCGCCGCCTGCACCGGCGGACCT harbors:
- a CDS encoding GDP-mannose 4,6-dehydratase, with amino-acid sequence MRAVVTGAAGFIGSTLTDRLLAEGHEVVAVDNFDDYYSGKMRFLSKHLEDPKFRLEEIDILDLGALRQSFEDADVVFHLAAQAGVRISVKDPMKSHHANTTGTLNVLLAARDEGVKRVVSSSSSSVYGNAVRLPAREEDPTVPISPYAASKLAAEYYCSLFYKLYGLESISLRYFTVYGPRQRPDMAIRIFTDRALDGKRPKIFGDGEQTRDFTFVTDVVDAIRRCADCPDPKGEPLNVCSGSTVTVNHVVKFILKATGREDLKPEYLSPQPGDVDATWGDNTKARNLLSWEPQVKIDEGLRLFVDWYKKEGRV
- a CDS encoding RDD family protein — translated: MPTGYDLIEHNHDFRIHLLKRLAAALIDAAVVFLPVTLIIYVAGLEPKELLAGVFSGFGWFIYAAISESLTGTSLGKKVLGFVVVSKDGPMTFSKGIVRSVPKMFWFIFLPVDVLVGLSRDDDPRQRWVDGVSATAVIKIEGK
- a CDS encoding zinc metalloprotease HtpX; protein product: MKSDMGATIRTLGLFVFMFGLFVAIGWLVGSFFLGNWVLGAMMFLVLAGLINLVSYFFSSKIVLWSYRVKIVSEAEAPRLFRVVRNISAMNGLPMPKVGIIPTNTPNAFATGRNPKNAVVCATEGLMRMLDDEELSGVMAHEMAHVRNRDILIMSVASTIAGAISFAARFAFYGALFNNRRNEGGMIIAIVVAITAPIAAMIVQLAISRNREYKADYEGAKLIGRPLYLARALEKLESANKRDPIRFGSPASSNMFIVNPFSGGSLVTIFQTHPPMAERIKRLRQMANKMGQY
- a CDS encoding winged helix-turn-helix domain-containing protein — encoded protein: MKAYIRVIYSSDGSSPGLVDKVFVNKGFKKVPGTPGYEIDVLNEGELDALVEELHSALKGQEVRYIPTLGAMDGQPNVGYREHLLRLREFDLEPMEMKGLLDEDPAKFKAAVQEKVGAYADSIIAERKEEIAVAEAKIMAERARQQLMDQLREGRTFHELSKAVPMEEEELSQRLLELVEKGVIRAVQKGRNVVYVAL
- a CDS encoding PHP domain-containing protein, with protein sequence MPIPRINLHTHTLYSDGDFTVEEVVRSAVQQGLTHVAITDHFETCKVINPLRRMDFEKYLRNIEQVREAFKGRIEVLIGVEIDTNPERCHLYELPFDMLNRLDLVLFEFVEDPAQGGIPLTELRSLVRELRIPFGFCHWDMDRIYPKREPEWLAGKLQEMDAFVEVPTSHHYVRDGRFLYEHGERFYRAFDGKVNVSIGTDMHHSLSEVGNIGRGMSFLKSIGLCRQLLFNGSEG
- a CDS encoding orotidine 5'-phosphate decarboxylase, with the protein product MQPVLQVALDLMHLKRALEIAHEAVDGGADWIEAGTPLIKSEGAECLRALKREFPDRILVADMKTMDVGAFEVEIAVKAGANVVTVLGLSDDGTISESVLAARKYGAAIMLDLINVPDKVSRAKKAEELGVSYVCLHVGIDEQMKGEGSPLDIVSQVSSAVSIPVAVAGGITSETAPKMIEHGASIIIVGGGIIKTGNVGSAAKAVKYSMNNGKGLPGALVRKYGQDELFQAFGRVSTCNIADAAHKRGVMDNGIVLRNGHGVKVVGRALTVQTAKGDWAKPVEAIDRAKKGDVIVIDAGGSEIAVWGELAANSALIKGVAGVIIDGAARDIDGILDLKFPCFSRHVSPHAGEPKGFGGIGLEIVCGGQMVRTGDWIVGDESGVVVISQEHAVELANRSVDVFEREERVREEIKRGGTLSSVQELEKWEQVK
- a CDS encoding type IV pilin N-terminal domain-containing protein, with the translated sequence MKAVWRKNNNAVSPVIATILMVAITVVLAAVLYVLVMGIIGPDQDQNPPQASLNADENRLILSISKSYDIDDGILQVTIDDGTKMDLVNGTIAGTITFVDNGGDGKIGPGDYFENSALTTSTIKIIWTSGDTSQVIAEGEI
- a CDS encoding type IV pilin; its protein translation is MKKMWKKNNKAVSPVIATILMVAITVVLAAVLYVMVMGFGGSGSSSAPSASLTVSGDKLVISLSKAYAPSEGVLAVILGTNTTKVTIGSLASGSFTPAGSLVSLVDAGLDEKIDTGDYFTNTASTAMQIQLVWTSGDTSQVIATGSI